A single Eleginops maclovinus isolate JMC-PN-2008 ecotype Puerto Natales chromosome 5, JC_Emac_rtc_rv5, whole genome shotgun sequence DNA region contains:
- the uso1 gene encoding general vesicular transport factor p115 isoform X5 — MNFFRGVMGGQAAGPQPSGAETIQKLCDRVASSTLLEDRRDAVRALKSLSKKYRMEVGTQAMEHLINILQTDRSDSEILGYALDTLYNLICNDEEEEQDEAMQKQSDDLGAQFTEQFIQDPEHITLILSLLEEFDFHVRWPGVKLLTALLKNQGVQVQGIILVSPMGVSRLMDLLADSREVIRNDGLLLLQQLTKSNAAIQKIVAFESAFERLLDIITEEGSSDGGIVVEDCLLLLLNLLKNNSSNQNFFKEGSYIQRMKPWFEVGDDNSGWSAQKVTNLHLMLQLVRVMVSPVNSPGASASCQKSMYQCGLLQQLCTILMATGVPADILTETINTVSEVIRGSQVNQDYFASVNAPSNPPRPAIVVLLMSMVNERQPFVLRCAVLYCFQCFLYKNQKGQGEIVATLLPSTIDANSISAGQLLCGGLFSADSLSNWCASVALAHALQDNLTQKEQLLRVQLATSLGKPPVSLLQQCTNILSQGDKIARRGSKVQTRVGLLMLLCTWINNCPIAVTHFLHNQENVPFLTAQISENLGEDERLVQGLCALLLGICIFYNDNSLENYTKEKLKQLIEKRIGKENFVEKLGFITKHELYSRAAQKPQPVFPSPEQMLFDHEFTKLVKELEGVITKAVHKSSEDEKKEEEVKKTLEQHDNIVTQYKELIREQDAQIQELKEQVATMTAQSEQMQTTVTQQLSQIQQHKDQYNILKLKLGKDNQSNSQADSQVNGLQTEELTQLREEVEELRQQHTLLQTQLGDKDALINTLQSETAEGSAAASDNTELLKELEALRSQVQSQSVEIDQMKTERQELLRKAEAVSSEAVSSSDGSLDAAKMAEVESRLAAQTSETERLKEESKSLLESRAELEQQLATATSTVAILQTEKAKLQTEVQESKKEQDDLLMLLADQDQKISGLKQRLKALGETVDDEDDLDTRDQTDEDEEDEDEDED, encoded by the exons ATGAACTTCTTCAGAGGAGTGATGGGGGGGCAGGCCGCCGGGCCGCAGCCCTCCGGAGCCGAGACG ATCCAGAAGTTGTGTGATCGGGTAGCCTCATCGACTCTACTAGAAGACCGCAGAGATGCTGTCCGGGCCCTCAAGTCCCTCTCTAAG AAATATCGCATGGAAGTTGGCACACAGGCGATGGAACACCTGATTAACATTCTGCAAActgatag GTCTGACTCTGAAATCCTTGGCTATGCTTTGGACACACTCTACAACCTCATCTGcaatgatgaagaggaagagcaag ATGAGGCCATGCAGAAGCAGTCTGATGACCTCGGTGCTCAGTTCACAGAGCAGTTCATTCAGGACCCCGAACACATCACTCTGATCCTCAGTCTGTTGGAG gAGTTTGACTTTCACGTTCGTTGGCCCGGGGTGAAGCTTTTGACCGCTCTCCTGAAGAACCAGGGGGTCCAGGTCCAGGGGATTATTCTGGTCAGCCCCATGG GTGTTTCCAGATTGATGGACTTATTGGCAGACTCTAGAGAAGTGATCCGTAATGAT GGCCTTCTATTGCTTCAACAGCTGACCAAAAGCAATGCTGCCATTCAGAAAATCGTGGCATTTGAAAGTGCATTTGAGCGTCTTCTAGACATCATCACAGAAGAGGGCAGCAGCGATGGAG GTATTGTGGTGGAGGActgcttgctgctgctgctcaaccTGCTGAAGAACAACAGCTCCAACCAGAACTTCTTCAAGGAGGGCTCGTACATCCAGAGGATGAAGCCCTGGTTTGAGGTCGGGGATGATAACTCTGGCTGGTCTGCACAGAAAGTCACCAACCTCCACCTCATGCTGCAG TTGGTGCGGGTCATGGTGTCTCCGGTGAACTCCCCTGGAGCTTCAGCCAGCTGTCAGAAGTCCATGTACCAGTGCggcctgctgcagcagctgtgcaCCATCCTCATGGCCACAGGGGTGCCTGCTGATATCCTCACTGAG ACCATCAACACTGTGTCAGAGGTCATCCGGGGCTCACAGGTCAACCAGGATTACTTTGCATCTGTCAACGCTCCTTCAAACCCACCGAG ACCAGCCATCGTGGTGCTGCTCATGTCCATGGTGAATGAGAGACAACCGTTTGTGCTTCGCTGTGCGGTCCTCTACTGTTTCCAGTGTTTCCTGTACAAGAACCAGAAAGGACAGGGGGAGATTGTGGCTACGCTGCTGCCCTCCACCATTGATG CCAATTCCATCTCAGCGGGCCAGCTGCTGTGCGGGGGCCTGTTCTCAGCAGACTCTCTCTCCAACTGGTGTGCCTCTGTGGCCCTGGCTCACGCCTTGCAGGATAACCTCACCCAGAAAGAGCAGCTGCTGAGGGTCCAGCTGGCCACCAGCCTGGGGAAACCCCCCGTCTCCCTGCTGCAGCAGTGCACCAACATCCTCTCACAG GGAGATAAGATCGCCCGGCGG GGCAGTAAGGTGCAGACCCGGGTGGGCCTCCTCATGCTGCTGTGTACCTGGATCAACAACTGTCCCATCGCTGTCACTCACTTCCTACACAACCAGGAGAACGTTCCTTTT CTGACGGCACAGATCTCAGAGAACTTGGGAGAGGATGAGAGGCTGGTGCAGGGCCTGTGTGCGCTGCTGCTCGGCATCTGCATCTTTTACAACGACAACTCGCTGGAAAACTACACCAA AGAGAAGCTGAAGCAGCTCATCGAGAAGAGGATTGGAAAGGAAAACTTTGTAGAGAAGCTCGGCTTCATCACCAAACATGAGCTGTACTCGCGGGCGGCCCAGAAACCACAGCCTGTGTTCCCGTCTCCGGAGCAGATGCTGTTCGACCACGAGTTCACCAAGCTGGTGAAAGAGCTGGAGG GTGTGATCACCAAAGCGGTTCACAAATCCAGCgaggatgagaagaaggaagaggaggtgaagaagaCTTTAGAACAACATGACAACATCGTAACGCAGTACAAAGAGCTGATCCGAGAACAG GACGCTCAGATCCAGGAGCTGAAGGAGCAGGTAGCGACCATGACGGCTCAGAGCGAACAGATGCAGACGACGGTCACACAGCAGCTGTCCCAGATCCAGCAGCACAAAGACCAGTACAACATCCTCAAGCTCAAACTAG GTAAGGACAACCAGTCAAACAGCCAGGCTGACTCTCAGGTGAACGGGCTGCAGACGGAGGAGCTCACACAGCtcagggaggaggtggaggagctccggcagcagcacacactcctgcagacaCAGCTCGGTGACAAAGACGCACTCATCAACACCCTG CAGTCGGAGACAGCAGAAGGttcagcagcagcctcagaCAACACAGAACTGCTCAAG gagctGGAGGCTCTGAGGAGTCAGGTCCAGTCCCAGTCAGTAGAAATCGACCagatgaagacagagagacaagaGCTGCTCCGAAAAGCTGAAGCTGTG TCCTCAGAGGCAGTCTCCAGCAGTGACGGCTCATTAGACGCTGCCAAGATGGCGGAAGTGGAGAGTAGACTCGCAGCACAGACGAGCGAGACAGAGAGACTCAAG GAGGAGTCAAAGAGCTTGTTGGAGAGCCGggcggagctggagcagcaaCTGGCCACAGCCACCAGCACGGTGGCcatcctgcagacagagaaggCCAAACTGCAGACGGAGGTGCAGGAGTCGAAGAAGGAGCAGGACGACCTCCTGATGCTGCTGGCAGACCAGGACCAGAAGATCAGCGGCCTCAAACAGAGACTCAAAGCCCTGGGAGAAACG GTGGACGATGAAGACGATCTAGACACCAGGGACCAAACAGAcgaggatgaagaagatgaggatgaagacGAGGACTAG
- the uso1 gene encoding general vesicular transport factor p115 isoform X6 — MNFFRGVMGGQAAGPQPSGAETIQKLCDRVASSTLLEDRRDAVRALKSLSKKYRMEVGTQAMEHLINILQTDRSDSEILGYALDTLYNLICNDEEEEQDEAMQKQSDDLGAQFTEQFIQDPEHITLILSLLEEFDFHVRWPGVKLLTALLKNQGVQVQGIILVSPMGVSRLMDLLADSREVIRNDGLLLLQQLTKSNAAIQKIVAFESAFERLLDIITEEGSSDGGIVVEDCLLLLLNLLKNNSSNQNFFKEGSYIQRMKPWFEVGDDNSGWSAQKVTNLHLMLQLVRVMVSPVNSPGASASCQKSMYQCGLLQQLCTILMATGVPADILTETINTVSEVIRGSQVNQDYFASVNAPSNPPRPAIVVLLMSMVNERQPFVLRCAVLYCFQCFLYKNQKGQGEIVATLLPSTIDANSISAGQLLCGGLFSADSLSNWCASVALAHALQDNLTQKEQLLRVQLATSLGKPPVSLLQQCTNILSQGSKVQTRVGLLMLLCTWINNCPIAVTHFLHNQENVPFLTAQISENLGEDERLVQGLCALLLGICIFYNDNSLENYTKEKLKQLIEKRIGKENFVEKLGFITKHELYSRAAQKPQPVFPSPEQMLFDHEFTKLVKELEGVITKAVHKSSEDEKKEEEVKKTLEQHDNIVTQYKELIREQDAQIQELKEQVATMTAQSEQMQTTVTQQLSQIQQHKDQYNILKLKLGKDNQSNSQADSQVNGLQTEELTQLREEVEELRQQHTLLQTQLGDKDALINTLQSETAEGSAAASDNTELLKELEALRSQVQSQSVEIDQMKTERQELLRKAEAVSSEAVSSSDGSLDAAKMAEVESRLAAQTSETERLKEESKSLLESRAELEQQLATATSTVAILQTEKAKLQTEVQESKKEQDDLLMLLADQDQKISGLKQRLKALGETVDDEDDLDTRDQTDEDEEDEDEDED; from the exons ATGAACTTCTTCAGAGGAGTGATGGGGGGGCAGGCCGCCGGGCCGCAGCCCTCCGGAGCCGAGACG ATCCAGAAGTTGTGTGATCGGGTAGCCTCATCGACTCTACTAGAAGACCGCAGAGATGCTGTCCGGGCCCTCAAGTCCCTCTCTAAG AAATATCGCATGGAAGTTGGCACACAGGCGATGGAACACCTGATTAACATTCTGCAAActgatag GTCTGACTCTGAAATCCTTGGCTATGCTTTGGACACACTCTACAACCTCATCTGcaatgatgaagaggaagagcaag ATGAGGCCATGCAGAAGCAGTCTGATGACCTCGGTGCTCAGTTCACAGAGCAGTTCATTCAGGACCCCGAACACATCACTCTGATCCTCAGTCTGTTGGAG gAGTTTGACTTTCACGTTCGTTGGCCCGGGGTGAAGCTTTTGACCGCTCTCCTGAAGAACCAGGGGGTCCAGGTCCAGGGGATTATTCTGGTCAGCCCCATGG GTGTTTCCAGATTGATGGACTTATTGGCAGACTCTAGAGAAGTGATCCGTAATGAT GGCCTTCTATTGCTTCAACAGCTGACCAAAAGCAATGCTGCCATTCAGAAAATCGTGGCATTTGAAAGTGCATTTGAGCGTCTTCTAGACATCATCACAGAAGAGGGCAGCAGCGATGGAG GTATTGTGGTGGAGGActgcttgctgctgctgctcaaccTGCTGAAGAACAACAGCTCCAACCAGAACTTCTTCAAGGAGGGCTCGTACATCCAGAGGATGAAGCCCTGGTTTGAGGTCGGGGATGATAACTCTGGCTGGTCTGCACAGAAAGTCACCAACCTCCACCTCATGCTGCAG TTGGTGCGGGTCATGGTGTCTCCGGTGAACTCCCCTGGAGCTTCAGCCAGCTGTCAGAAGTCCATGTACCAGTGCggcctgctgcagcagctgtgcaCCATCCTCATGGCCACAGGGGTGCCTGCTGATATCCTCACTGAG ACCATCAACACTGTGTCAGAGGTCATCCGGGGCTCACAGGTCAACCAGGATTACTTTGCATCTGTCAACGCTCCTTCAAACCCACCGAG ACCAGCCATCGTGGTGCTGCTCATGTCCATGGTGAATGAGAGACAACCGTTTGTGCTTCGCTGTGCGGTCCTCTACTGTTTCCAGTGTTTCCTGTACAAGAACCAGAAAGGACAGGGGGAGATTGTGGCTACGCTGCTGCCCTCCACCATTGATG CCAATTCCATCTCAGCGGGCCAGCTGCTGTGCGGGGGCCTGTTCTCAGCAGACTCTCTCTCCAACTGGTGTGCCTCTGTGGCCCTGGCTCACGCCTTGCAGGATAACCTCACCCAGAAAGAGCAGCTGCTGAGGGTCCAGCTGGCCACCAGCCTGGGGAAACCCCCCGTCTCCCTGCTGCAGCAGTGCACCAACATCCTCTCACAG GGCAGTAAGGTGCAGACCCGGGTGGGCCTCCTCATGCTGCTGTGTACCTGGATCAACAACTGTCCCATCGCTGTCACTCACTTCCTACACAACCAGGAGAACGTTCCTTTT CTGACGGCACAGATCTCAGAGAACTTGGGAGAGGATGAGAGGCTGGTGCAGGGCCTGTGTGCGCTGCTGCTCGGCATCTGCATCTTTTACAACGACAACTCGCTGGAAAACTACACCAA AGAGAAGCTGAAGCAGCTCATCGAGAAGAGGATTGGAAAGGAAAACTTTGTAGAGAAGCTCGGCTTCATCACCAAACATGAGCTGTACTCGCGGGCGGCCCAGAAACCACAGCCTGTGTTCCCGTCTCCGGAGCAGATGCTGTTCGACCACGAGTTCACCAAGCTGGTGAAAGAGCTGGAGG GTGTGATCACCAAAGCGGTTCACAAATCCAGCgaggatgagaagaaggaagaggaggtgaagaagaCTTTAGAACAACATGACAACATCGTAACGCAGTACAAAGAGCTGATCCGAGAACAG GACGCTCAGATCCAGGAGCTGAAGGAGCAGGTAGCGACCATGACGGCTCAGAGCGAACAGATGCAGACGACGGTCACACAGCAGCTGTCCCAGATCCAGCAGCACAAAGACCAGTACAACATCCTCAAGCTCAAACTAG GTAAGGACAACCAGTCAAACAGCCAGGCTGACTCTCAGGTGAACGGGCTGCAGACGGAGGAGCTCACACAGCtcagggaggaggtggaggagctccggcagcagcacacactcctgcagacaCAGCTCGGTGACAAAGACGCACTCATCAACACCCTG CAGTCGGAGACAGCAGAAGGttcagcagcagcctcagaCAACACAGAACTGCTCAAG gagctGGAGGCTCTGAGGAGTCAGGTCCAGTCCCAGTCAGTAGAAATCGACCagatgaagacagagagacaagaGCTGCTCCGAAAAGCTGAAGCTGTG TCCTCAGAGGCAGTCTCCAGCAGTGACGGCTCATTAGACGCTGCCAAGATGGCGGAAGTGGAGAGTAGACTCGCAGCACAGACGAGCGAGACAGAGAGACTCAAG GAGGAGTCAAAGAGCTTGTTGGAGAGCCGggcggagctggagcagcaaCTGGCCACAGCCACCAGCACGGTGGCcatcctgcagacagagaaggCCAAACTGCAGACGGAGGTGCAGGAGTCGAAGAAGGAGCAGGACGACCTCCTGATGCTGCTGGCAGACCAGGACCAGAAGATCAGCGGCCTCAAACAGAGACTCAAAGCCCTGGGAGAAACG GTGGACGATGAAGACGATCTAGACACCAGGGACCAAACAGAcgaggatgaagaagatgaggatgaagacGAGGACTAG
- the uso1 gene encoding general vesicular transport factor p115 isoform X3, with the protein MNFFRGVMGGQAAGPQPSGAETIQKLCDRVASSTLLEDRRDAVRALKSLSKKYRMEVGTQAMEHLINILQTDRSDSEILGYALDTLYNLICNDEEEEQDAVTSIPASGKHKNVSMPDEAMQKQSDDLGAQFTEQFIQDPEHITLILSLLEEFDFHVRWPGVKLLTALLKNQGVQVQGIILVSPMGVSRLMDLLADSREVIRNDGLLLLQQLTKSNAAIQKIVAFESAFERLLDIITEEGSSDGGIVVEDCLLLLLNLLKNNSSNQNFFKEGSYIQRMKPWFEVGDDNSGWSAQKVTNLHLMLQLVRVMVSPVNSPGASASCQKSMYQCGLLQQLCTILMATGVPADILTETINTVSEVIRGSQVNQDYFASVNAPSNPPRPAIVVLLMSMVNERQPFVLRCAVLYCFQCFLYKNQKGQGEIVATLLPSTIDANSISAGQLLCGGLFSADSLSNWCASVALAHALQDNLTQKEQLLRVQLATSLGKPPVSLLQQCTNILSQGSKVQTRVGLLMLLCTWINNCPIAVTHFLHNQENVPFLTAQISENLGEDERLVQGLCALLLGICIFYNDNSLENYTKEKLKQLIEKRIGKENFVEKLGFITKHELYSRAAQKPQPVFPSPEQMLFDHEFTKLVKELEGVITKAVHKSSEDEKKEEEVKKTLEQHDNIVTQYKELIREQDAQIQELKEQVATMTAQSEQMQTTVTQQLSQIQQHKDQYNILKLKLGKDNQSNSQADSQVNGLQTEELTQLREEVEELRQQHTLLQTQLGDKDALINTLQSETAEGSAAASDNTELLKELEALRSQVQSQSVEIDQMKTERQELLRKAEAVSSEAVSSSDGSLDAAKMAEVESRLAAQTSETERLKEESKSLLESRAELEQQLATATSTVAILQTEKAKLQTEVQESKKEQDDLLMLLADQDQKISGLKQRLKALGETVDDEDDLDTRDQTDEDEEDEDEDED; encoded by the exons ATGAACTTCTTCAGAGGAGTGATGGGGGGGCAGGCCGCCGGGCCGCAGCCCTCCGGAGCCGAGACG ATCCAGAAGTTGTGTGATCGGGTAGCCTCATCGACTCTACTAGAAGACCGCAGAGATGCTGTCCGGGCCCTCAAGTCCCTCTCTAAG AAATATCGCATGGAAGTTGGCACACAGGCGATGGAACACCTGATTAACATTCTGCAAActgatag GTCTGACTCTGAAATCCTTGGCTATGCTTTGGACACACTCTACAACCTCATCTGcaatgatgaagaggaagagcaag ACGCAGTAACCTCTATCCCTGCCTCAGGGAAGCATAAGAATGTTTCCATGCCTG ATGAGGCCATGCAGAAGCAGTCTGATGACCTCGGTGCTCAGTTCACAGAGCAGTTCATTCAGGACCCCGAACACATCACTCTGATCCTCAGTCTGTTGGAG gAGTTTGACTTTCACGTTCGTTGGCCCGGGGTGAAGCTTTTGACCGCTCTCCTGAAGAACCAGGGGGTCCAGGTCCAGGGGATTATTCTGGTCAGCCCCATGG GTGTTTCCAGATTGATGGACTTATTGGCAGACTCTAGAGAAGTGATCCGTAATGAT GGCCTTCTATTGCTTCAACAGCTGACCAAAAGCAATGCTGCCATTCAGAAAATCGTGGCATTTGAAAGTGCATTTGAGCGTCTTCTAGACATCATCACAGAAGAGGGCAGCAGCGATGGAG GTATTGTGGTGGAGGActgcttgctgctgctgctcaaccTGCTGAAGAACAACAGCTCCAACCAGAACTTCTTCAAGGAGGGCTCGTACATCCAGAGGATGAAGCCCTGGTTTGAGGTCGGGGATGATAACTCTGGCTGGTCTGCACAGAAAGTCACCAACCTCCACCTCATGCTGCAG TTGGTGCGGGTCATGGTGTCTCCGGTGAACTCCCCTGGAGCTTCAGCCAGCTGTCAGAAGTCCATGTACCAGTGCggcctgctgcagcagctgtgcaCCATCCTCATGGCCACAGGGGTGCCTGCTGATATCCTCACTGAG ACCATCAACACTGTGTCAGAGGTCATCCGGGGCTCACAGGTCAACCAGGATTACTTTGCATCTGTCAACGCTCCTTCAAACCCACCGAG ACCAGCCATCGTGGTGCTGCTCATGTCCATGGTGAATGAGAGACAACCGTTTGTGCTTCGCTGTGCGGTCCTCTACTGTTTCCAGTGTTTCCTGTACAAGAACCAGAAAGGACAGGGGGAGATTGTGGCTACGCTGCTGCCCTCCACCATTGATG CCAATTCCATCTCAGCGGGCCAGCTGCTGTGCGGGGGCCTGTTCTCAGCAGACTCTCTCTCCAACTGGTGTGCCTCTGTGGCCCTGGCTCACGCCTTGCAGGATAACCTCACCCAGAAAGAGCAGCTGCTGAGGGTCCAGCTGGCCACCAGCCTGGGGAAACCCCCCGTCTCCCTGCTGCAGCAGTGCACCAACATCCTCTCACAG GGCAGTAAGGTGCAGACCCGGGTGGGCCTCCTCATGCTGCTGTGTACCTGGATCAACAACTGTCCCATCGCTGTCACTCACTTCCTACACAACCAGGAGAACGTTCCTTTT CTGACGGCACAGATCTCAGAGAACTTGGGAGAGGATGAGAGGCTGGTGCAGGGCCTGTGTGCGCTGCTGCTCGGCATCTGCATCTTTTACAACGACAACTCGCTGGAAAACTACACCAA AGAGAAGCTGAAGCAGCTCATCGAGAAGAGGATTGGAAAGGAAAACTTTGTAGAGAAGCTCGGCTTCATCACCAAACATGAGCTGTACTCGCGGGCGGCCCAGAAACCACAGCCTGTGTTCCCGTCTCCGGAGCAGATGCTGTTCGACCACGAGTTCACCAAGCTGGTGAAAGAGCTGGAGG GTGTGATCACCAAAGCGGTTCACAAATCCAGCgaggatgagaagaaggaagaggaggtgaagaagaCTTTAGAACAACATGACAACATCGTAACGCAGTACAAAGAGCTGATCCGAGAACAG GACGCTCAGATCCAGGAGCTGAAGGAGCAGGTAGCGACCATGACGGCTCAGAGCGAACAGATGCAGACGACGGTCACACAGCAGCTGTCCCAGATCCAGCAGCACAAAGACCAGTACAACATCCTCAAGCTCAAACTAG GTAAGGACAACCAGTCAAACAGCCAGGCTGACTCTCAGGTGAACGGGCTGCAGACGGAGGAGCTCACACAGCtcagggaggaggtggaggagctccggcagcagcacacactcctgcagacaCAGCTCGGTGACAAAGACGCACTCATCAACACCCTG CAGTCGGAGACAGCAGAAGGttcagcagcagcctcagaCAACACAGAACTGCTCAAG gagctGGAGGCTCTGAGGAGTCAGGTCCAGTCCCAGTCAGTAGAAATCGACCagatgaagacagagagacaagaGCTGCTCCGAAAAGCTGAAGCTGTG TCCTCAGAGGCAGTCTCCAGCAGTGACGGCTCATTAGACGCTGCCAAGATGGCGGAAGTGGAGAGTAGACTCGCAGCACAGACGAGCGAGACAGAGAGACTCAAG GAGGAGTCAAAGAGCTTGTTGGAGAGCCGggcggagctggagcagcaaCTGGCCACAGCCACCAGCACGGTGGCcatcctgcagacagagaaggCCAAACTGCAGACGGAGGTGCAGGAGTCGAAGAAGGAGCAGGACGACCTCCTGATGCTGCTGGCAGACCAGGACCAGAAGATCAGCGGCCTCAAACAGAGACTCAAAGCCCTGGGAGAAACG GTGGACGATGAAGACGATCTAGACACCAGGGACCAAACAGAcgaggatgaagaagatgaggatgaagacGAGGACTAG